The following proteins come from a genomic window of Anabrus simplex isolate iqAnaSimp1 chromosome 7, ASM4041472v1, whole genome shotgun sequence:
- the LOC136877817 gene encoding 5-hydroxytryptamine receptor 1-like: METNVSSTVIFSIYETSTPADDLWSKYHRYTVPEAVIITLVLLCVILGTLLGNILVCISVLLVRKLRRPSNYLLVSLAVSDLCVALLVMPMALVYEILGVWSFGPVLCDIWVSFDLLCCTASILNLCMISVDRYLAITKPLEYSIKRTPLRMMIYIAIVWIGAACICLPPIAILGNEHLDENGVSRCLVSQNFVYQVYATFGSFYIPLTVMLVLYYKVFRAAREIMIKDKRSASIVDPEECTVISVVGGRSYSTQAGGMRRINTASTIVTVSYKNFLFFLNIVMVMQQ, from the coding sequence ATGGAGACCAACGTATCTTCAACGGTCATATTTTCCATTTACGAGACATCAACACCTGCAGATGACCTCTGGAGCAAATATCACAGATATACAGTGCCAGAAGCTGTCATCATTACACTAGTCCTGTTATGTGTTATTCTTGGGACCCTGCTTGGAAACATTCTAGTTTGTATTTCTGTTCTATTAGTCCGCAAACTTCGTAGACCATCAAATTATCTTCTAGTGTCCTTAGCAGTGTCTGACCTGTGCGTGGCCCTCCTTGTGATGCCTATGGCTCTTGTATACGAAATTCTTGGAGTCTGGAGTTTCGGACCTGTTCTCTGCGATATCTGGGTGTCGTTCGATTTGCTATGCTGTACTGCTTCGATACTGAATCTGTGTATGATCAGTGTGGACCGATATCTCGCCATCACGAAACCTTTAGAGTATAGCATCAAAAGGACGCCTCTACGAATGATGATATATATAGCAATAGTTTGGATTGGAGCAGCTTGCATTTGCCTGCCACCCATTGCGATCCTGGGTAACGAACATTTGGATGAAAATGGTGTAAGCAGGTGTTTAGTGAGTCAAAATTTTGTGTATCAGGTCTATGCTACTTTTGGTTCTTTCTATATCCCTCTTACAGTGATGCTAGTGTTGTACTACAAGGTATTTCGCGCTGCGCGGGAAATTATGATAAAAGACAAAAGGTCAGCGTCCATTGTTGACCCAGAGGAGTGTACGGTGATCAGCGTCGTCGGTGGACGGTCATATTCGACACAAGCTGGTGGAATGCGCCGCATCAACACAGCAAGCACTATCGTTACCGTAAGTTACAAGAACTTTTTATTCTTTCTTAACATTGTCATGGTAATGCAGCAATAA